From Algoriphagus sp. NG3, the proteins below share one genomic window:
- a CDS encoding peroxidase-related enzyme yields the protein MPYITLEEHLPGITGLLEYRKDTAQPIRELTQLLLRGPSTLTEAERELIATIVSHGNECKFCTTAHAETVNELLHESDTVKHVLEDVESASVSEKMKALLIIARQTQQSGKNVTIAHIQRAKEAGATELEIHDTVLIAALFCLYNRYVDGLATKLPSDNSYFKSLAERLTTQGYHRNPEGYDHLKNNK from the coding sequence ATGCCTTATATCACACTAGAAGAGCATCTCCCGGGAATCACCGGACTGCTCGAATATAGAAAAGACACTGCTCAACCTATCAGAGAGTTAACGCAACTGCTCTTGAGAGGACCTTCCACACTTACAGAAGCAGAGCGGGAATTGATTGCCACAATCGTCTCTCACGGGAATGAATGCAAATTCTGTACAACGGCTCATGCTGAAACTGTGAATGAGTTGCTGCATGAAAGCGATACAGTAAAGCATGTTTTGGAGGACGTGGAGTCAGCTTCTGTTTCCGAGAAAATGAAAGCCCTGCTAATTATTGCAAGGCAGACGCAGCAAAGTGGGAAAAATGTGACCATTGCTCATATCCAGCGGGCAAAAGAAGCCGGAGCTACAGAACTGGAAATTCACGACACCGTGCTGATCGCAGCTCTTTTTTGCCTGTATAATAGGTACGTGGATGGGCTTGCAACCAAGCTTCCCTCGGACAATTCTTACTTCAAATCCCTTGCAGAGAGATTGACCACTCAGGGTTATCATCGCAATCCTGAGGGATACGATCATCTCAAAAACAACAAGTAG